A single Providencia manganoxydans DNA region contains:
- a CDS encoding NAD-dependent epimerase/dehydratase family protein, whose product MKILVTGATSGLGRNAVDGLLQQGHQVVACGRNQEIGTLLTQQGAQFFPCDLANLSSTDAKTMMHDCDAVWHCAALSSPWGKYDDFARINYYATQMLADTAGEQQISRFIHISTPAIYFNFTHQQNIPESQANFRFANHYARTKYLAETAIARSVAYYPQTRYTILRPRGLFGPYDRVLLPRLLAQIKSRNGKLILPDGGKNAFDLTYVGNVVHSMMLATTQDKLTSGASYNITNQQPQPLRQTLEQLFNELQLDCQISAAPYPVLFTLATLLEGVSHLTKKEPLLTRYSLGAAYFTMTLDNRKAQQELGYTPIFDMEEGIHLTAQWLRQQEK is encoded by the coding sequence ATGAAAATTTTAGTGACTGGCGCAACCAGCGGCCTTGGTCGTAATGCTGTTGATGGCCTCCTTCAACAGGGACACCAAGTGGTGGCTTGTGGGAGAAATCAAGAAATCGGTACTTTGCTTACCCAACAAGGCGCACAATTTTTCCCTTGTGATCTTGCTAATTTATCGAGTACAGATGCCAAAACCATGATGCACGATTGTGATGCTGTTTGGCATTGTGCTGCGCTATCATCCCCTTGGGGGAAATATGATGATTTCGCTCGCATCAATTATTATGCAACACAAATGTTAGCCGATACCGCAGGTGAACAGCAGATTTCGCGATTTATTCATATCTCAACCCCCGCGATTTATTTTAATTTCACACATCAGCAAAATATTCCTGAATCACAAGCCAATTTCCGTTTCGCCAATCACTACGCAAGAACCAAATATTTAGCGGAAACCGCTATTGCTCGTAGTGTTGCTTACTATCCGCAAACCCGTTATACCATTCTTCGGCCTAGAGGGTTGTTTGGTCCTTATGATCGCGTGCTGTTGCCACGTTTATTGGCGCAAATAAAATCCAGAAATGGCAAACTCATTCTACCTGATGGTGGAAAAAACGCCTTTGATTTAACCTACGTTGGCAATGTTGTGCACAGCATGATGTTGGCCACAACTCAAGACAAACTCACGAGTGGTGCTTCTTATAATATAACGAACCAGCAACCTCAACCACTCAGGCAAACCTTAGAGCAATTATTTAATGAGTTACAATTAGATTGTCAGATAAGCGCTGCACCCTATCCCGTGTTATTCACACTAGCGACATTGCTGGAGGGTGTTTCTCACCTCACCAAAAAAGAGCCATTGCTCACTCGCTATAGTTTAGGTGCGGCGTATTTCACCATGACACTTGATAACCGTAAAGCACAGCAAGAGTTAGGCTATACCCCTATTTTTGATATGGAAGAAGGGATCCATTTAACTGCACAATGGCTCCGTCAGCAGGAGAAATGA
- a CDS encoding MBL fold metallo-hydrolase — protein sequence MLTIQQFEVGYCTHPGCVALKGASFKACKFPARAWLIHNEKQRWLFDTGYANHFYESTRNGIMRLYRTVTPVYFDPKDALINQLAREGITPSDLNGIILSHFHGDHIAGLRDFPDVPLLCSGDGWQKTRGLTGFAALKGAFVRGLIPEDFEQRAQFYEGFEAVDLPAELQILGQGFAVNSQKTLLIVPLPGHAPGHIGLCVLTEHGWVLLAGDAAWSPTNYRELRGPMAIAHIIMDNKQAYYQTLNKLHELDKQNIAIQLCHEGELI from the coding sequence ATGTTAACTATCCAGCAATTCGAAGTCGGATACTGTACTCACCCCGGTTGCGTAGCGCTCAAAGGAGCCAGTTTTAAGGCATGTAAATTTCCTGCTAGGGCATGGCTCATACATAATGAAAAGCAGCGTTGGCTATTTGATACGGGTTATGCAAACCACTTTTATGAAAGTACCCGTAATGGCATCATGCGTTTATACCGTACTGTCACACCTGTCTATTTTGACCCTAAAGATGCACTCATTAACCAACTTGCTCGTGAAGGGATCACCCCTAGCGATCTCAATGGCATTATTTTGTCACATTTTCATGGTGATCATATTGCAGGTCTCCGTGATTTCCCCGATGTGCCGCTTCTCTGTTCAGGCGATGGCTGGCAAAAAACACGCGGACTAACTGGCTTTGCAGCGCTTAAAGGGGCTTTTGTTCGCGGTTTGATCCCAGAGGACTTTGAACAACGCGCACAGTTTTATGAAGGTTTTGAAGCCGTTGATCTGCCCGCTGAATTACAAATCTTAGGTCAAGGCTTCGCTGTCAACTCACAAAAAACATTATTGATTGTTCCACTACCGGGACATGCCCCAGGGCATATCGGCCTATGCGTCCTCACTGAGCATGGCTGGGTATTGCTGGCAGGGGATGCCGCTTGGTCCCCAACCAATTACCGTGAGTTACGTGGCCCAATGGCGATTGCACATATCATCATGGATAATAAACAAGCTTATTATCAAACTCTGAATAAATTACATGAACTTGATAAGCAAAATATTGCCATTCAGCTGTGTCACGAAGGGGAGTTAATTTGA
- a CDS encoding F390 synthetase-related protein has translation MLWHYWRTRHRHFKSRAELEAYQQKQLTAFKHKVLRKSPYFRAFIDRPLEQFPIMNKQIMMDHFDQMNTAGLSSQVLFHCAQQSEQSRDFAPKVGKYSVGLSSGTSGRRGLFVVSPQEQHIWSGSMLAKMLPNGLFKGERVALFLRANNNLYESVNNRWISLRFYDLYADFCQQLQALERYQPSIIVAPAQVLCAIAQAVEEQRIQLNVNQVISVAEVLQPHDKQRLQQCFPHVAEVYQATEGFLGCTCPHGTMHLNEAFLHIEPHWLDERRFSPIITDFTRKTQPIVRYQLDDILVVRDTPCPCGDPQLAIEQIEGRCDDQLLLPDHDGNLVTLFADPVARIIVNQLPITADFRLLQKGNHLTLQSECSAHQLTQCQRHLVAYFAKQHIDTDKLSWTLTVDPVLPSFAVKRRRITREGAE, from the coding sequence ATGCTATGGCATTATTGGCGTACTCGCCATCGCCATTTTAAAAGTAGAGCTGAACTAGAAGCTTATCAGCAAAAACAGCTTACGGCTTTCAAACATAAGGTATTGCGTAAAAGCCCCTATTTTAGAGCCTTTATTGATCGCCCTCTTGAACAATTTCCCATTATGAATAAACAAATCATGATGGATCACTTCGATCAAATGAATACCGCAGGTTTATCTAGCCAAGTACTATTCCATTGTGCTCAGCAAAGCGAACAATCACGTGATTTTGCCCCCAAAGTTGGCAAGTACAGTGTTGGGCTGTCCTCTGGAACCTCTGGGCGTCGTGGGTTGTTTGTCGTCAGCCCTCAAGAGCAGCATATCTGGTCAGGTAGCATGTTAGCCAAAATGTTGCCAAATGGCTTATTCAAGGGTGAGCGCGTGGCCTTGTTTTTACGTGCTAATAATAACCTATATGAGAGTGTGAATAACCGTTGGATCTCACTGCGTTTCTACGATCTCTATGCAGATTTTTGCCAGCAACTACAGGCATTGGAACGTTATCAGCCATCCATCATTGTCGCCCCAGCTCAAGTATTATGTGCAATTGCTCAAGCGGTAGAAGAGCAGCGTATACAGCTTAATGTCAATCAAGTCATTTCCGTTGCCGAGGTTTTACAACCCCATGATAAGCAACGGTTGCAGCAATGCTTTCCCCATGTCGCTGAAGTGTATCAAGCGACAGAAGGTTTTTTAGGCTGCACATGTCCGCATGGGACGATGCATCTCAATGAGGCTTTTTTGCATATTGAACCACATTGGTTAGATGAACGGCGTTTTTCACCAATCATTACCGATTTTACTCGTAAAACACAGCCAATCGTTCGTTATCAACTCGATGATATTTTAGTCGTACGAGATACACCTTGTCCTTGCGGTGATCCTCAATTAGCTATTGAGCAAATAGAAGGCCGTTGTGACGATCAACTTTTATTACCTGATCATGATGGTAATTTAGTCACACTGTTTGCCGATCCCGTTGCGCGTATTATCGTGAATCAATTACCCATCACGGCTGATTTTAGGCTACTCCAAAAAGGTAACCACCTGACATTACAGAGTGAATGCTCTGCGCATCAATTAACCCAGTGCCAGCGCCATCTAGTAGCTTATTTTGCAAAACAGCATATTGATACCGATAAGCTTTCTTGGACTCTCACCGTTGACCCCGTGTTACCGTCTTTTGCCGTAAAGCGCAGAAGGATCACGCGTGAAGGTGCTGAATGA
- a CDS encoding phosphatase PAP2 family protein encodes MNFNHIFLRLLSCLIGWGTVGIVYNFTGKISDHATLLSPSWVDNTVAYSTNAIWVYLSFFLFIPFGYLFSAYHRIRSLMLAMIVCALVSGAVYLIYPTTMHYPFIECISLSERALCDLISVDSPQNLLPSLHVSLTLVVLSALWSQHHKFRTTLYLLWAAAICFSVLVLKRHLFIDVVTGAITAIAALYIARWIQNRLPHGESASE; translated from the coding sequence ATGAATTTTAATCATATTTTCTTACGCTTGCTTTCTTGCCTGATTGGCTGGGGAACTGTCGGCATTGTGTATAACTTCACCGGCAAAATCAGTGATCATGCGACGTTATTGTCCCCAAGTTGGGTTGATAATACTGTCGCATACAGTACCAATGCAATATGGGTTTATCTGTCTTTTTTCCTATTTATCCCTTTCGGTTACTTATTTAGCGCCTACCATCGTATACGCTCTTTAATGTTAGCCATGATAGTCTGTGCTTTAGTTTCGGGGGCTGTTTATCTGATTTATCCAACCACCATGCATTATCCATTTATTGAATGTATTTCACTGTCTGAACGAGCACTGTGTGATTTGATAAGTGTCGATAGCCCACAAAACTTATTACCTTCTCTACATGTCTCATTGACTCTTGTCGTGCTCAGTGCATTATGGTCACAACACCACAAATTTCGTACGACTCTCTATTTATTATGGGCCGCTGCTATCTGTTTTTCTGTTTTAGTATTGAAGCGCCATCTATTTATTGATGTAGTCACAGGGGCTATCACAGCAATCGCGGCACTATATATTGCCCGCTGGATACAAAACCGTTTGCCCCATGGAGAAAGCGCTAGTGAATGA
- a CDS encoding sterol desaturase family protein encodes MNELTFPIIFMLLVVTLEGVIIVKTQKGSISWQEWVFNLNSGHIMLWLFRGLELFCYGFVVSHFSLGVVDHWPIALVWIFTLFAWDFGFYWLHRLHHKFRLLWAVHVVHHQGEHFNLSLGVRNSWYSSLTSIPFFMVLALLGVPLEIFITISILHYSIQFFNHSALIPHLGWWEKIMVTPLHHRVHHVKEGHYSNRNFGGSFIFWDKWFGTFSALPDTEYHYGIKGEPATENPFIDNNRPFWRIFKGKPQSIKQKVSQYQINQWQLVLGTLLLFTLVIGYVYLYGYGYQGTTLQQVILFVLLASGTLALSGLSDGSTTGLWSWFTIASILFVCVLFIWQWLSPFWLIFTAALWLHSLLLLFGIGRQPKQVKHAS; translated from the coding sequence GTGAATGAATTAACTTTTCCTATTATCTTCATGTTGCTGGTTGTGACTCTTGAGGGAGTCATTATTGTGAAAACTCAGAAAGGTTCAATTAGCTGGCAAGAATGGGTATTTAACCTCAATTCAGGCCATATCATGTTGTGGCTATTTCGTGGATTAGAATTATTTTGCTACGGTTTTGTGGTTAGCCACTTTTCATTGGGTGTCGTGGATCATTGGCCTATCGCCTTAGTCTGGATTTTTACCTTATTTGCTTGGGATTTCGGCTTCTATTGGTTACACCGTTTACACCATAAATTCCGTTTATTGTGGGCCGTCCATGTGGTACACCATCAAGGTGAACACTTTAACCTCTCACTGGGTGTGCGCAATTCATGGTATTCATCATTAACCTCAATTCCCTTTTTTATGGTATTAGCGCTACTTGGAGTGCCGTTAGAGATTTTTATCACCATTTCGATCCTGCACTATAGCATCCAGTTTTTTAACCATAGTGCCTTGATACCACATCTCGGTTGGTGGGAGAAAATCATGGTTACCCCACTTCACCATCGCGTTCACCATGTAAAAGAAGGCCATTATTCAAATCGTAACTTTGGCGGTAGTTTTATTTTTTGGGATAAATGGTTCGGCACATTTTCTGCCCTTCCTGATACCGAGTACCACTATGGCATCAAAGGTGAACCCGCAACTGAAAATCCGTTTATTGATAATAACCGTCCATTTTGGCGCATATTCAAGGGCAAACCACAGTCGATTAAGCAAAAGGTTTCACAGTATCAAATCAACCAATGGCAGCTTGTCTTGGGGACACTGTTACTTTTCACATTAGTGATTGGCTATGTGTATTTATATGGTTATGGCTACCAAGGAACCACTCTCCAGCAAGTCATTCTATTTGTGCTACTTGCCTCGGGTACTTTAGCTTTATCGGGGCTTTCTGACGGCAGTACAACCGGCCTATGGAGCTGGTTCACCATTGCTTCTATATTATTTGTTTGCGTGTTATTTATTTGGCAATGGCTTAGCCCATTTTGGCTAATCTTTACTGCGGCTCTTTGGCTACATAGTCTACTATTACTGTTTGGCATAGGCCGACAGCCTAAGCAGGTTAAGCATGCGTCCTGA
- a CDS encoding fatty acid desaturase family protein — MRPEPLRPLGYQQRLDQAFRQALMKAANHYLQQHGDHRFADSQFYLKSILLMSCCLGCYAAALWLNSTWTFFVFYPLFICFALLLAINLVHDASHNAIFKQAKANRWLNFWVTIPLGLDPECWRVRHIIFHHAHTNIRHYDLDIEENFVLRQTPHQRWYPFMRAQHLYWPLVAALTFPALIWLFDWLDRFHFTRVAPHMRHQGQRGIMAFLLAKLLHIVVAIVIPFYALADKHIGLGTLLLIYLLSQMLASLVFVVLILGTHWAKATFYTPPEQGNMPHGFYHHTFSTTYDWHTTPRWLTYWLGGLNLHLTHHLFPNWNHRHYPALALIIEDTAKQFSMDYHCISSKELFSYQQRFLKEMGQGKK, encoded by the coding sequence ATGCGTCCTGAACCACTTAGGCCGCTTGGCTATCAACAACGCCTTGATCAAGCGTTTCGCCAAGCATTGATGAAGGCAGCGAACCACTATTTGCAACAGCATGGCGATCACCGTTTTGCTGACAGTCAATTTTACCTAAAAAGCATCTTGCTGATGAGTTGTTGCTTGGGGTGTTATGCTGCTGCATTGTGGTTAAATAGTACATGGACTTTTTTTGTATTTTATCCGCTATTTATCTGCTTTGCCTTACTACTTGCAATCAATCTTGTTCATGATGCCTCTCACAATGCGATTTTCAAACAGGCGAAAGCTAATCGCTGGCTTAATTTTTGGGTCACCATCCCTCTAGGCCTCGATCCTGAATGTTGGCGAGTACGACATATTATTTTCCATCATGCTCACACCAATATTCGCCATTATGATCTGGATATTGAAGAAAACTTTGTATTACGACAAACACCTCACCAACGTTGGTACCCTTTTATGAGGGCGCAACATCTTTATTGGCCACTTGTTGCAGCATTAACCTTCCCAGCGCTGATTTGGTTATTTGATTGGTTAGACCGATTCCACTTTACGCGAGTCGCTCCACATATGCGCCATCAAGGGCAACGCGGCATCATGGCATTTTTATTGGCCAAACTGCTGCATATTGTCGTGGCGATTGTTATTCCATTTTACGCCCTTGCCGATAAACACATTGGCCTTGGAACCCTATTACTGATCTATTTATTGAGTCAAATGTTGGCTTCTTTGGTGTTTGTCGTCTTGATATTGGGAACTCACTGGGCAAAAGCCACCTTCTATACACCACCAGAACAAGGCAATATGCCACATGGGTTTTACCATCATACTTTTTCAACCACTTACGATTGGCATACCACACCCCGCTGGTTAACTTATTGGTTAGGTGGCTTGAACTTACATTTAACCCATCATTTATTTCCAAATTGGAATCATCGTCATTATCCAGCTTTAGCATTAATCATTGAAGATACCGCCAAACAATTCTCAATGGATTATCATTGTATTTCTTCTAAAGAATTATTTAGTTACCAGCAACGATTCTTAAAAGAAATGGGGCAAGGTAAAAAATAA
- a CDS encoding polysaccharide deacetylase family protein, producing MRNQLWMLVVAFIFLLIPKSYAQVLPHSTKDWQLADIPPTLMQVKQDEAIFAPIAGEMKAVAELYAEHGFYLYSPAGDYRPMQFGNDYAYVNVDAISTQKPRLAPVDDRLNDLNNPIYDYLLTTQNTPVYRSAKESNQPIAMLFSNLRYPVLDRMIKTEKGGQKIAWLIIRLGDRLGYIKLADVEMDKGIPILTYHHLLRNSENKKFQHTSTTTSVEAFQTQMNYLKQAGYQTLALEDIEGYLNKSVNLPAKSVVLTFDDGLKSVYRYAYPILKNNQQQATLFVISSRVKTIPQKWSPDGLQFMSKQEIKTSQDVFNIQSHTHFLHKLDYRNSPILFSRKEHTIFLDFQRSMRVLQKFEPNQRYLAYPFGGFNQTAMIAAKQAGLGLAVTTIQGKVHLGDNPFALKRLYALKTDPIEKFAQMVGNSGDEIINQNIVVDR from the coding sequence ATGCGCAATCAGTTGTGGATGTTGGTCGTTGCTTTTATTTTTTTATTGATACCGAAATCGTATGCACAGGTATTGCCACATAGTACCAAGGATTGGCAACTTGCAGACATCCCTCCAACACTTATGCAAGTCAAACAAGATGAGGCTATTTTTGCTCCGATTGCGGGTGAAATGAAGGCAGTAGCGGAGCTTTATGCAGAACATGGCTTTTATTTGTATAGTCCCGCAGGTGATTACCGACCGATGCAATTCGGTAATGATTATGCTTACGTGAATGTCGACGCAATATCGACTCAAAAACCACGCTTAGCCCCTGTAGATGATCGGCTGAATGATTTAAATAATCCAATTTATGATTATTTACTGACAACGCAAAATACCCCGGTTTACCGTTCCGCTAAAGAAAGCAACCAGCCAATCGCGATGTTGTTCAGTAATCTGCGCTACCCAGTGTTAGATCGTATGATCAAAACGGAAAAAGGGGGGCAGAAGATAGCATGGCTGATTATTCGTTTAGGAGATCGCTTAGGCTATATCAAATTAGCGGATGTTGAGATGGATAAAGGGATCCCAATTTTGACCTATCACCATCTATTAAGAAACAGCGAAAATAAAAAATTTCAGCATACTTCGACGACGACTTCAGTTGAAGCATTTCAAACGCAAATGAATTATTTGAAGCAAGCGGGTTACCAGACATTAGCTTTGGAAGATATTGAAGGTTATCTAAATAAGTCTGTGAATTTACCCGCCAAATCGGTCGTGCTTACTTTTGATGATGGCTTAAAGTCAGTTTATCGCTATGCGTATCCGATTTTAAAAAATAATCAGCAGCAGGCGACCTTATTTGTGATTTCATCACGAGTCAAAACAATTCCTCAAAAATGGAGCCCAGATGGGTTGCAATTTATGAGTAAACAAGAAATTAAAACCAGCCAAGATGTCTTTAATATTCAGTCGCATACGCATTTTTTACATAAGTTAGATTACCGCAATAGCCCAATTCTATTTAGCCGCAAGGAACATACTATTTTTCTCGATTTCCAACGTTCTATGCGGGTATTACAGAAGTTTGAGCCAAACCAACGTTATTTAGCTTACCCATTTGGTGGTTTTAATCAAACTGCCATGATAGCGGCAAAACAAGCGGGGCTAGGCCTTGCTGTGACAACAATTCAAGGTAAGGTTCATTTAGGTGATAATCCATTTGCGCTAAAAAGACTTTATGCACTGAAAACAGATCCCATTGAGAAATTTGCCCAAATGGTTGGTAATAGTGGTGATGAAATTATCAATCAAAACATTGTGGTAGATAGATAG
- a CDS encoding helix-turn-helix domain-containing protein, whose amino-acid sequence MPIIITLDVLMVEKKIKSKDLALELGITEANLSLLKNGKIKGIKFSTLEKLCEILDCQPGDIIKYT is encoded by the coding sequence ATGCCTATAATAATAACTCTAGATGTTTTGATGGTTGAGAAAAAAATAAAATCAAAGGATTTAGCTTTAGAGCTAGGTATCACCGAGGCAAACTTATCCTTGCTCAAAAATGGGAAAATAAAAGGAATTAAATTTTCCACACTAGAAAAACTATGCGAAATTTTAGATTGTCAGCCTGGAGATATTATTAAATATACTTAA
- the dmsD gene encoding Tat proofreading chaperone DmsD: protein MNEQSLNNISLTARVLGAAFYYSPNEVQDIIGLLSSPQWAEDWPYGSAEQKQTIGRQLAVLQTDNEILDEAYQRLFIGPYALPSPPWGSVWLDKENVIFGDSTLQLREWMQHNHIDICLTQNEPEDHFGLMLMMVAWVAENEPLKLNELLAQHLLPWAFHYLNKLQANANFPFYVGLAELAQLTLTGWQNSLKIDVADKEIFFR from the coding sequence ATGAACGAACAATCTTTGAACAATATTTCTTTGACGGCGCGGGTTCTTGGCGCCGCGTTCTATTATTCGCCAAATGAGGTGCAAGACATTATTGGCTTACTGTCATCACCTCAATGGGCTGAAGATTGGCCATATGGTTCGGCAGAGCAAAAACAGACTATTGGCCGTCAATTAGCTGTTTTGCAGACAGATAATGAAATCTTAGATGAAGCTTATCAGCGGCTATTTATTGGCCCTTACGCATTGCCATCACCGCCATGGGGTTCTGTGTGGCTAGATAAAGAAAATGTCATTTTTGGTGATTCCACACTGCAATTACGTGAATGGATGCAACATAATCACATTGATATTTGTTTAACGCAAAATGAACCTGAAGATCATTTTGGTTTGATGTTGATGATGGTGGCATGGGTTGCTGAGAATGAGCCGCTTAAATTAAATGAGTTATTAGCTCAGCATTTATTGCCTTGGGCGTTTCATTATCTCAATAAACTGCAAGCTAATGCCAATTTTCCATTTTATGTGGGGTTGGCAGAGTTAGCGCAATTGACGCTGACAGGTTGGCAGAATTCATTAAAGATTGATGTGGCCGACAAAGAGATCTTTTTCCGCTAG
- a CDS encoding DmsC/YnfH family molybdoenzyme membrane anchor subunit: MGSGIHEWPLMFFTVIGQSVAGAFVMMAAVLLSGKLSADLNRRVHYSMFGLWLLMGIGFLLSTIHMGSPLRAFNAFNRLGASSLSNEIASGALFFALGGLYWLLAVLNKMPAALGKLWLIVVMVLAAVFIVAIPRVYQIETVPTWNNSYTIINFVLTAFLGGPILAALLLRIARFDLQCIRRVPALSIVALLVSVAVAISQGFDLASIETPVQRAVDLVPDYGILMDIKIVAIAMGLGCWIMPLVARRNPSVLNMIIGFLFVFVGEIVGRGVFYGLHMTVGMAVN; the protein is encoded by the coding sequence ATGGGATCGGGAATTCATGAATGGCCATTAATGTTTTTTACTGTTATAGGCCAAAGTGTCGCGGGTGCTTTTGTCATGATGGCAGCGGTACTATTGAGTGGAAAGTTATCGGCTGATCTAAATCGCAGGGTACATTACAGCATGTTTGGACTCTGGCTATTGATGGGCATTGGTTTCTTATTATCGACTATCCATATGGGGAGCCCATTACGCGCTTTTAATGCATTTAACCGCTTAGGAGCGTCTTCGCTAAGTAATGAAATTGCCAGCGGAGCTTTATTCTTTGCATTAGGTGGCCTGTATTGGTTATTAGCGGTGTTGAATAAAATGCCAGCCGCATTGGGTAAGCTATGGTTGATCGTGGTAATGGTTTTAGCAGCCGTATTTATTGTAGCCATACCACGTGTTTACCAAATCGAAACGGTGCCAACATGGAATAATAGCTACACCATAATCAACTTTGTATTAACGGCATTCCTTGGTGGGCCAATATTAGCTGCACTCTTACTGCGAATTGCTAGATTCGACTTACAATGTATCCGTCGCGTGCCTGCGTTAAGTATTGTGGCATTGTTAGTGAGTGTAGCAGTGGCTATTTCACAAGGCTTTGATCTGGCTAGTATTGAAACGCCAGTACAAAGAGCGGTTGATTTGGTTCCTGATTACGGGATCTTGATGGATATTAAGATCGTCGCAATTGCAATGGGGTTGGGCTGCTGGATCATGCCGTTAGTGGCAAGACGTAATCCCTCCGTTCTGAATATGATAATAGGTTTTTTATTCGTATTTGTAGGGGAAATTGTCGGACGCGGTGTTTTCTATGGTCTGCATATGACGGTGGGTATGGCTGTTAATTAA
- a CDS encoding DMSO/selenate family reductase complex B subunit codes for MSTQYGFYIDSSRCTGCKTCELACKDFKNLSPEVNFRRIYEYAGGDWTEQDGVYGQNVFAYYLSISCNHCDDPACAKVCPSGAMHKREDGFVVVDEEVCIGCRYCSMACPYGAPQFDEVKGHMTKCDGCYERVAEGKKPICVESCPLRALDLAPIEELRAKYGNLAEIAPLPSAEYTHPNIVLKLNANSRPVGDTTGHLANPEEV; via the coding sequence ATGTCAACGCAATATGGTTTTTATATCGATTCAAGTCGTTGCACTGGCTGCAAAACCTGTGAGCTAGCGTGTAAGGACTTTAAAAATTTATCTCCGGAAGTTAATTTCCGTCGTATTTATGAATATGCGGGTGGTGATTGGACAGAGCAGGATGGCGTATATGGGCAAAACGTATTTGCTTATTATTTGTCGATTTCCTGTAATCACTGCGACGATCCTGCCTGTGCAAAAGTATGCCCAAGTGGGGCCATGCATAAACGCGAAGACGGTTTCGTGGTCGTTGACGAAGAAGTTTGTATTGGTTGTCGTTATTGCAGTATGGCTTGCCCTTATGGCGCACCGCAATTCGATGAAGTGAAAGGTCATATGACCAAATGTGATGGCTGCTATGAGCGTGTTGCTGAAGGTAAAAAGCCAATTTGTGTCGAGTCTTGCCCATTGCGTGCATTAGATTTGGCGCCAATCGAAGAGCTACGGGCAAAATATGGTAATTTGGCCGAAATCGCACCGTTGCCATCTGCGGAATATACTCATCCAAACATTGTTTTAAAATTGAATGCCAATAGTCGTCCTGTCGGTGATACCACCGGGCATCTGGCTAACCCGGAGGAGGTATAA